The Xanthomonas indica genome has a segment encoding these proteins:
- a CDS encoding class I SAM-dependent methyltransferase has product MVAALTAATLDRTQLQAVRTELGAEGPRHDAGQSERAQRLLNITPDTGELLAVLVRATGARRVLEIGTSNGYSTLWLAEAVAALGGGVVTLEYAAHKIALAQRSFARAGVEGCVELVHADAGAWLADAASAAFDLVFLDAERTLYCDWWPQLRRVLRPGGLLVVDNALSHATEMAPFAALLQADAAFTCTTLPVGNGELLAVKDA; this is encoded by the coding sequence ATGGTGGCGGCGTTGACCGCGGCCACGCTCGACCGCACGCAACTGCAGGCGGTGCGGACCGAGCTCGGCGCCGAGGGGCCGCGCCACGACGCCGGCCAGTCCGAGCGCGCGCAGCGCCTGCTCAATATTACCCCGGACACCGGCGAACTGCTGGCGGTGCTGGTGCGCGCCACGGGGGCGCGGCGGGTGCTGGAGATCGGCACCTCCAACGGCTATTCCACCCTGTGGCTGGCCGAGGCCGTGGCGGCGCTTGGCGGCGGTGTGGTCACGCTCGAATACGCCGCGCACAAGATCGCGCTGGCGCAGCGCAGTTTCGCCCGCGCCGGCGTGGAGGGCTGCGTCGAACTGGTCCACGCCGATGCCGGCGCCTGGCTGGCCGACGCAGCGTCGGCCGCGTTCGACCTGGTATTCCTGGACGCCGAGCGCACGCTGTACTGCGATTGGTGGCCGCAACTGCGCCGGGTGCTGCGGCCAGGCGGATTGCTGGTGGTGGACAACGCGCTGTCGCACGCGACGGAGATGGCGCCGTTCGCGGCGCTGCTGCAGGCCGATGCGGCCTTTACCTGCACCACGCTGCCGGTCGGCAACGGCGAACTGCTGGCGGTCAAGGACGCGTAG
- a CDS encoding alpha/beta fold hydrolase: protein MNYPGYPFTPQRFQVRPGLHMSYLDEGPRDGEVVVMLHGNPSWSYLWRTLVSGLSDRYRCIVPDHIGMGLSDKPDDAPGARPGYDYTLQSRVDDLDALLRHLRIDGPVTLAVHDWGGMIGFGWALSHHAQVRRLVITNTAAFPLPAAKPMPWQIAMGRHWRMGEWFIRTFNAFSSGASWLGVSRRMPADVRRAYVAPYDSWANRISTIRFMQDIPLSPTDKAWSLLARAEQALPSFADRPAFIGWGLRDICFDHHFLEGFRRALPQAEVMAFEDANHYVLEDKHEVLVPAIRRFLDAHPLA, encoded by the coding sequence ATGAACTACCCCGGTTACCCCTTCACCCCGCAGCGCTTCCAGGTTCGCCCGGGGCTGCACATGTCCTATCTCGACGAGGGCCCGCGCGATGGCGAGGTGGTGGTGATGCTGCACGGCAATCCGTCGTGGAGCTATCTGTGGCGCACGCTGGTGAGCGGATTGTCGGATCGCTACCGCTGCATCGTGCCCGACCACATCGGCATGGGCCTGTCGGACAAGCCGGACGATGCGCCGGGCGCGCGGCCGGGCTACGACTACACCCTGCAATCGCGCGTGGACGACCTCGACGCGCTGCTGCGGCATCTGCGCATCGACGGGCCGGTGACGCTGGCGGTGCACGACTGGGGCGGCATGATCGGCTTCGGCTGGGCGCTGTCGCACCATGCGCAGGTGCGGCGCCTGGTCATCACCAATACCGCGGCGTTCCCGCTGCCGGCGGCCAAGCCGATGCCGTGGCAGATCGCGATGGGCCGGCATTGGCGCATGGGCGAATGGTTCATCCGCACCTTCAATGCGTTCTCCTCGGGCGCGTCGTGGCTGGGCGTGTCGCGGCGCATGCCCGCCGACGTGCGTCGCGCCTACGTGGCGCCGTACGACAGCTGGGCCAACCGCATTTCCACCATCCGCTTCATGCAGGACATCCCGCTGTCGCCGACGGACAAGGCCTGGTCGCTGCTGGCGCGGGCCGAGCAGGCGTTGCCGTCGTTCGCCGATCGACCGGCCTTCATCGGCTGGGGCCTGCGCGACATCTGCTTCGACCATCATTTCCTGGAGGGCTTCCGCCGCGCGCTACCGCAGGCCGAGGTGATGGCCTTCGAGGACGCCAACCACTACGTGCTGGAAGACAAGCACGAGGTGCTGGTGCCGGCGATCCGCCGCTTCCTGGACGCGCATCCGCTGGCGTGA
- a CDS encoding YkgJ family cysteine cluster protein yields MSHPCLTCGACCAYFRVSFHWSEADPALGGRVPFELTEPLRTHERVMRGTSQAQPRCIALDADIGRYSRCSIHERRPSVCAAVPASLEFGERSAQCDKSRLAHGLPLLTLADWDGVVERNLPDA; encoded by the coding sequence ATGTCCCATCCCTGCCTCACCTGCGGCGCCTGCTGCGCCTACTTCCGCGTCAGTTTCCACTGGAGCGAAGCCGATCCCGCGCTGGGCGGCAGGGTCCCGTTCGAGCTCACCGAGCCGTTGCGCACCCATGAGCGGGTGATGCGCGGCACCTCGCAGGCGCAGCCGCGCTGCATCGCCCTGGACGCGGACATCGGCCGCTACAGCCGCTGCAGCATCCACGAGCGGCGGCCGTCGGTGTGCGCGGCGGTGCCGGCCTCGCTGGAATTCGGCGAACGCAGCGCGCAGTGCGACAAGTCGCGGCTGGCGCATGGGCTGCCACTGCTGACCCTGGCCGACTGGGACGGCGTGGTCGAACGCAATCTGCCGGACGCCTGA
- a CDS encoding DUF4156 domain-containing protein yields the protein MRLPIAFVLLATLAGCTWVPMAPEGKGVRVLSPGQAASGCEKRGEVVVSVKSSVGFYQRSPLRVREELETLARNEAPGVGANTVQAMGDPVDGDQRFTAYQCGGR from the coding sequence ATGCGTCTACCGATCGCCTTCGTCCTGCTCGCCACGCTCGCCGGCTGCACCTGGGTGCCGATGGCGCCGGAAGGCAAAGGGGTGCGGGTCCTGTCGCCCGGGCAGGCCGCCAGCGGTTGCGAGAAGCGCGGCGAGGTGGTGGTGTCGGTGAAGAGCAGCGTCGGCTTCTACCAGCGCAGCCCGCTGCGGGTCCGCGAAGAGCTGGAGACCCTGGCCCGCAACGAGGCGCCCGGCGTGGGCGCCAACACCGTGCAGGCGATGGGCGACCCGGTCGACGGCGACCAGCGCTTCACCGCCTACCAGTGCGGCGGTCGCTGA
- the oleD gene encoding 2-alkyl-3-oxoalkanoate reductase, protein MKIVVTGGGGFLGQALCRGLVARGHQVVSFNRGHYPELQALGVAQVRGDLADAQALQHALAGADAVFHNAAKAGAWGSYDSYHQPNVVGTENVLAACRAHGVGRLVYTSTPSVTHRATHPVEGLGADQVPYGEDFQAPYAATKAIAERMVLAANDAQLAVVALRPRLIWGPGDNQILPKLVARAQAGRVRLVGGGDNKVDSTYIDNAAQAHFDAFEHLAVGAPCAGKAYFISNGEPLPMRELLNKLLAAVGAPTVTKTLSFKAAYRIGATCETLWPLLRLRGEPPLTRFLAEQLCTPHWYSMEPARRDFGYVPQVTIEQGLQRLASSWRHDTSVTR, encoded by the coding sequence ATGAAGATCGTGGTGACCGGTGGTGGTGGATTCCTGGGCCAGGCGCTGTGCCGCGGGCTGGTCGCGCGCGGGCACCAGGTGGTCAGCTTCAACCGCGGCCACTACCCGGAACTGCAGGCGCTGGGCGTGGCCCAGGTGCGTGGCGACCTGGCCGACGCGCAGGCGCTGCAGCATGCGCTGGCCGGCGCCGATGCGGTGTTCCACAACGCCGCCAAGGCCGGCGCCTGGGGCAGCTACGACAGCTACCACCAGCCCAACGTGGTCGGCACCGAGAACGTGCTGGCCGCCTGCCGTGCGCATGGCGTGGGGCGCCTGGTCTACACCTCCACGCCGAGCGTGACCCACCGCGCCACCCATCCGGTCGAAGGCCTGGGCGCGGACCAGGTGCCCTACGGCGAGGATTTCCAGGCGCCGTACGCGGCGACAAAGGCGATCGCCGAGCGCATGGTGCTGGCCGCCAACGACGCGCAACTGGCCGTGGTGGCGCTGCGTCCGCGGCTGATCTGGGGGCCGGGCGACAACCAGATCCTGCCCAAGCTGGTCGCGCGCGCGCAGGCCGGGCGCGTGCGCCTGGTCGGCGGCGGCGACAACAAGGTCGATTCCACCTACATCGACAACGCCGCGCAGGCACATTTCGATGCCTTCGAGCACCTCGCGGTAGGGGCGCCCTGCGCCGGCAAGGCCTACTTCATTTCCAACGGCGAGCCATTGCCGATGCGCGAACTGCTCAACAAGCTGCTCGCCGCGGTCGGTGCACCGACCGTGACCAAGACGCTCTCGTTCAAGGCCGCCTACCGCATCGGCGCCACCTGCGAGACGCTGTGGCCGCTGCTGCGTTTGCGCGGCGAGCCGCCGCTGACGCGCTTTCTGGCCGAGCAGTTGTGTACCCCGCACTGGTACAGCATGGAACCGGCGCGGCGCGACTTCGGCTACGTGCCGCAGGTGACGATCGAGCAGGGCCTGCAGCGGCTGGCGTCCTCATGGCGCCACGACACGTCCGTCACCCGCTGA
- a CDS encoding 3-oxoacyl-ACP synthase III, producing the protein MLFTNVSIAGLAHIDAPHTLTSKQINARLQPTLDRLRIRADVLGDIAGVHARRMWDQDLQASDVATLAARKAMSDAGIEAGQVGLLVNTSVSRDYLEPSTASIVAGNLGVSEQCMTFDVANACLAFINGMDIAARMIERGEIDYAMVVDGETANLVYEKTLERMASQDLTADAFRDEMATLTLGCGAVAMVMARTDLAPDAPRYRGGVTRSATQWNSLCRGNMDRMVTDTRMLLIEGLKLGQKTFAAARQALGWAVDELDQFVIHQVSLPHTKAFMKSFGIDQKKVMTIFGEYGNIGPASVPIVLSKLRELGRLKKGDRIALMGIGSGLNCSMAEVVW; encoded by the coding sequence ATGCTCTTCACCAACGTCTCGATCGCGGGACTGGCGCATATCGACGCGCCGCACACGCTGACCTCCAAGCAGATCAACGCGCGCCTGCAGCCTACCTTGGACCGGCTGCGGATCCGTGCCGACGTGCTCGGCGACATCGCCGGCGTCCACGCGCGGCGCATGTGGGACCAGGACCTGCAGGCTTCCGATGTGGCGACGCTGGCGGCGCGCAAGGCGATGAGCGATGCGGGCATCGAGGCTGGACAGGTCGGGCTGCTGGTCAACACCTCGGTCAGCCGCGATTACCTGGAGCCGTCCACCGCCAGCATCGTCGCCGGCAACCTGGGCGTGAGCGAGCAGTGCATGACCTTCGACGTCGCCAATGCCTGCCTGGCCTTCATCAACGGCATGGACATCGCGGCGCGGATGATCGAGCGTGGCGAGATCGACTACGCGATGGTGGTCGATGGCGAGACCGCCAACCTGGTGTACGAGAAGACCCTGGAGCGGATGGCCTCGCAGGACCTGACCGCTGACGCCTTCCGCGACGAGATGGCGACCCTGACCCTGGGTTGCGGTGCCGTGGCGATGGTGATGGCGCGTACCGACCTGGCACCGGATGCGCCGCGCTACCGCGGTGGCGTGACCCGCTCGGCCACGCAGTGGAACTCCCTGTGCCGGGGCAACATGGACCGCATGGTCACCGACACCCGCATGCTGCTGATCGAAGGCCTCAAGCTGGGCCAGAAGACCTTCGCCGCTGCCCGGCAGGCGCTGGGTTGGGCCGTGGACGAACTGGACCAGTTCGTCATCCACCAGGTCAGCCTTCCGCACACCAAGGCCTTCATGAAGAGCTTCGGGATCGACCAGAAGAAGGTCATGACCATCTTCGGCGAATACGGCAACATCGGCCCGGCCAGCGTGCCGATCGTGCTCAGCAAGCTGCGCGAGCTGGGCCGCCTGAAGAAGGGCGACCGGATCGCGCTGATGGGCATCGGCTCGGGCCTGAACTGTTCGATGGCCGAGGTGGTTTGGTAA
- a CDS encoding Fic family protein, with product MPLSALQHLDPTRFDTTAILKRLTIASRSLAELKGVAASIPNQNILINTLTLQEARDSSAIENIVTTQDDLYREDNPADATGTAIKEVLRYRQALREGFEQVRVSGLLTLNTVVGVQEQLECNRAGFRKLPGTTLRDGLGKVVYEPPQGADDVVRLMGELERFIHDAPPFAADPLVKMALIHHQFESIHPFYDGNGRTGRILNVLYLVKERLLDIPVLYLSRHVVRTKPEYYRLLQAVREDDAWEDWVLYMLDAVAITAAETVATIVAITALLQETKQRVREHYRFYSQNLINNLFNHPYTRVEFVQRDLGVSRLTATKYLDILAQDGVLQKRRVGRNNYYVNLPLFELLGRGADTTGSG from the coding sequence ATGCCCCTCTCCGCCTTACAGCACCTGGATCCGACCCGGTTCGACACAACGGCGATCCTGAAGCGACTCACGATCGCCAGTCGCAGCCTGGCGGAATTGAAAGGCGTCGCCGCCAGCATCCCGAACCAGAACATCTTGATCAACACGCTGACCCTGCAGGAAGCGCGGGACAGTTCGGCGATCGAAAACATCGTCACCACCCAGGACGACCTGTACCGCGAAGACAATCCGGCCGATGCGACCGGCACGGCGATCAAGGAAGTGCTGCGCTATCGACAAGCACTGCGCGAAGGATTCGAGCAGGTGCGGGTGTCGGGATTGCTGACCCTCAATACGGTCGTCGGCGTCCAGGAGCAGCTCGAATGCAACCGGGCAGGTTTCCGCAAACTCCCGGGAACCACATTGCGTGACGGGTTGGGGAAGGTGGTCTACGAACCGCCGCAAGGCGCCGATGATGTCGTCCGCCTGATGGGCGAACTGGAGCGATTCATCCATGATGCGCCGCCGTTCGCGGCGGATCCGCTGGTGAAGATGGCGCTGATCCATCACCAGTTCGAAAGCATCCATCCGTTCTATGACGGCAATGGCCGCACCGGGCGCATCCTCAACGTGTTGTACCTGGTCAAGGAGCGCCTGCTCGATATCCCCGTGCTGTACCTCAGCCGGCATGTCGTCCGGACCAAGCCGGAGTACTACCGTTTGCTGCAGGCGGTGCGCGAAGACGACGCTTGGGAAGACTGGGTGCTGTACATGCTCGATGCCGTCGCCATCACCGCTGCCGAGACGGTGGCCACCATCGTCGCGATCACGGCGCTGTTGCAGGAGACCAAGCAGCGCGTTCGCGAGCACTACCGGTTCTACAGTCAGAACCTGATCAACAATCTGTTCAACCATCCGTACACGCGGGTGGAGTTCGTGCAGCGCGACCTGGGCGTCTCGCGTCTGACCGCCACCAAGTATCTCGATATCCTGGCGCAGGACGGGGTACTGCAGAAGCGACGGGTCGGCCGCAACAACTACTATGTGAATCTCCCCTTGTTCGAATTGCTCGGGCGCGGTGCCGATACAACGGGCTCCGGCTGA
- a CDS encoding DUF1328 domain-containing protein yields the protein MLHYAIIFFVIAIIAAVLGFSGIAGAATNIAWILFVVFLILAVISMFRRGKV from the coding sequence ATGCTGCATTACGCCATCATCTTCTTCGTGATCGCCATCATCGCCGCCGTGCTCGGCTTCAGCGGCATCGCCGGTGCGGCGACCAACATCGCCTGGATCCTGTTCGTGGTGTTCCTGATCCTGGCGGTGATCTCGATGTTCCGCCGCGGCAAGGTGTAG
- a CDS encoding SCP2 sterol-binding domain-containing protein: MSGSPFDALKPLAGRALEAALNRALALDPETGDALRDLDGQRVALTLEAPALALQIRVDGTQLRVGPVDPAQEPELAVRSTLGGLLAQLPFLAQARRTGGPGGRVRVSGDAELARRLQHLATRFDPDWQRPFVQVFGEVLGVQVANTARSALQQARRSAQDLAQSAAEYVTEESRDVVARAELEAFYDDVDVLRDDIERLAARVARLQPERGA; encoded by the coding sequence ATGTCTGGATCCCCCTTCGATGCTCTCAAGCCCCTGGCCGGCCGCGCGCTGGAAGCGGCGCTCAATCGCGCGCTGGCGCTGGACCCGGAAACCGGCGATGCCCTGCGCGACCTCGATGGCCAGCGCGTGGCGCTGACCCTGGAGGCGCCCGCGCTGGCCCTGCAGATCCGCGTCGACGGCACGCAGCTGCGGGTCGGACCGGTGGATCCGGCGCAGGAGCCGGAACTGGCGGTGCGCAGCACGCTCGGCGGCCTGCTCGCGCAATTGCCGTTCCTGGCGCAGGCGCGGCGCACCGGCGGCCCCGGCGGGCGGGTGCGGGTCTCCGGCGACGCCGAACTGGCGCGGCGCCTGCAGCACCTGGCCACGCGCTTCGATCCGGACTGGCAGCGGCCGTTCGTGCAGGTGTTCGGCGAGGTGCTCGGCGTGCAGGTGGCCAACACCGCGCGTTCGGCCCTGCAGCAGGCCCGGCGCAGCGCGCAGGACCTGGCGCAGAGCGCGGCCGAGTACGTCACCGAGGAGTCGCGCGACGTGGTCGCGCGCGCCGAGCTGGAGGCCTTCTACGACGACGTCGACGTGCTGCGCGACGACATCGAACGCCTGGCCGCGCGGGTGGCGCGGTTGCAGCCGGAGCGTGGCGCATGA
- a CDS encoding pseudouridine synthase: MRIVARRCGTDNPQVNTAEPPLQILYQDALLAVVDKPAGLMVHDSKLARGEDDFLADRLRAQLGRPIFLVHRLDRATSGCLLLAFDRDTASALGKALMGGEVDKDYLAICRGWPAEEHFDVDHDLDGGPGKPLKKPAQTRFARLACGELPVPSGEFATSRYALLRCSPVTGRFRQIRRHLKHLSHHLIGDTSHGDGRHNRIFRMQGVHRMLLHAERLAFPHPDGHRIAVTAPLDAAFVRAFGLFGWDPAPWQVEAGRGVPG, from the coding sequence ATGCGCATTGTGGCGCGCCGGTGCGGCACGGATAATCCGCAGGTGAATACCGCCGAACCTCCTTTGCAGATCCTGTACCAGGACGCGCTGCTGGCCGTGGTCGACAAGCCTGCCGGGCTGATGGTCCACGACAGCAAGCTCGCCCGCGGCGAGGACGATTTCCTCGCCGACCGCCTGCGTGCGCAGCTGGGTCGGCCGATCTTCCTGGTGCACCGGCTGGACCGCGCCACCAGCGGTTGCCTGCTGCTCGCCTTCGACCGCGACACCGCCAGTGCGCTGGGCAAGGCGCTGATGGGTGGCGAAGTGGACAAGGATTATCTGGCGATCTGCCGCGGCTGGCCGGCCGAGGAGCACTTCGACGTCGACCACGACCTCGACGGCGGCCCCGGCAAGCCGCTGAAGAAGCCGGCGCAGACCCGCTTCGCGCGCCTGGCCTGCGGCGAACTGCCGGTGCCGTCGGGCGAGTTCGCAACGTCGCGCTATGCGCTGCTGCGCTGCAGCCCGGTGACCGGGCGCTTCCGGCAGATCCGCCGCCATCTCAAGCATCTGTCGCATCACCTGATCGGCGACACCAGCCACGGCGACGGCCGCCACAACCGCATCTTCCGCATGCAGGGTGTGCATCGCATGCTGCTGCACGCCGAGCGTCTGGCGTTTCCGCACCCGGATGGGCATCGCATCGCGGTGACGGCGCCGCTGGATGCGGCGTTCGTGCGGGCGTTCGGGTTGTTCGGCTGGGATCCTGCACCGTGGCAGGTGGAAGCGGGACGTGGTGTGCCGGGATAG
- the oleC gene encoding olefin beta-lactone synthetase, which yields MTTTCNIAATLPRLARERPDQIAMRCPGRPGPGGMAAYDVTLSYAQLDARSDAIAAGLGAYGIGRGTRTVVMVRPSPEFFLLMFALFKAGAVPVLVDPGIDRRALKQCLDEAQPEAFIGIPLAQLARRLLGWARSAKRIVTVGRRWAWGGTTLARIERAGQGAGSQLADTAADDVAAILFTSGSTGVPKGVVYRHRHFVGQIELMRNAFDMQPGGIDLPTFPPFALFDPALGLTSVIPDMDPTRPAKVDPRKLHDAMQRFGVTQLFGSPALMRVLADYGKPLTNVRCATSAGAPVPPDVVARIRSLLPEDGRFWTPYGATECLPVAVIEGRELQDTRAATERGAGTCIGTVVPPNEVRIIAIDDAAIPEWSGVREVPVGTVGEITVAGPTATDTYFNRDAATRLAKIRERLDDGSERIVHRMGDVGYFDAQGRLWFCGRKTQRVETAQGPLYTEQVEPIFNALPGIGRTALVGIGEPGRQRPVLCYELEVNAMLSSGPELQALQQQLRDTAAAHAHTAGIVDFLSHPGFPVDIRHNAKIGREKLALWAAEQRK from the coding sequence ATGACCACGACCTGCAACATCGCGGCCACGCTGCCGCGGCTGGCGCGCGAGCGCCCGGACCAGATCGCCATGCGCTGCCCCGGCCGGCCCGGCCCCGGCGGCATGGCGGCCTACGACGTGACCCTGAGCTATGCGCAGCTGGATGCGCGCAGCGATGCCATCGCCGCCGGCCTGGGCGCGTACGGCATCGGCCGCGGCACCCGCACGGTGGTGATGGTGCGGCCGTCGCCGGAGTTCTTCCTGCTGATGTTCGCGCTGTTCAAGGCCGGCGCGGTGCCGGTGCTGGTCGACCCCGGCATCGACCGGCGCGCGCTCAAGCAATGCCTGGACGAGGCGCAGCCGGAGGCCTTCATCGGCATTCCGCTGGCGCAGCTGGCGCGGCGCCTGCTCGGCTGGGCGCGCTCGGCGAAACGGATCGTCACCGTCGGCCGGCGCTGGGCCTGGGGCGGTACCACGCTGGCGCGGATCGAGCGCGCCGGCCAGGGCGCCGGCAGCCAGCTGGCCGACACGGCCGCGGACGACGTCGCCGCGATCCTGTTCACCAGCGGCTCCACCGGCGTGCCCAAGGGCGTGGTCTACCGGCACCGGCATTTCGTCGGCCAGATCGAGCTGATGCGCAATGCCTTCGACATGCAGCCCGGCGGCATCGACCTGCCGACCTTCCCGCCGTTCGCGCTGTTCGACCCGGCGCTGGGACTGACCTCGGTGATTCCGGACATGGACCCGACGCGTCCGGCCAAGGTCGATCCGCGCAAGCTGCACGATGCGATGCAGCGCTTCGGCGTGACCCAGTTGTTCGGGTCGCCCGCGTTGATGCGGGTGCTGGCCGACTACGGCAAGCCGTTGACCAACGTGCGCTGCGCCACCTCGGCCGGTGCGCCGGTGCCGCCGGACGTGGTGGCGCGGATCCGCAGCCTGCTGCCGGAGGATGGGCGGTTCTGGACGCCCTACGGCGCCACCGAGTGCCTGCCGGTGGCGGTGATCGAGGGCCGCGAGCTGCAGGACACGCGCGCGGCCACCGAGCGCGGCGCCGGCACCTGCATCGGCACCGTGGTGCCGCCCAACGAGGTGCGCATCATCGCCATCGACGACGCCGCCATTCCCGAGTGGAGCGGCGTGCGCGAAGTTCCGGTGGGCACGGTCGGCGAGATCACCGTGGCCGGCCCGACTGCCACCGACACCTATTTCAACCGCGACGCGGCCACGCGCCTGGCCAAGATCCGCGAGCGCCTGGACGACGGCAGCGAACGCATCGTGCACCGCATGGGCGACGTCGGCTATTTCGACGCGCAGGGCCGTCTGTGGTTCTGCGGGCGCAAGACCCAGCGCGTGGAAACCGCGCAGGGGCCGCTGTACACCGAACAGGTGGAGCCGATCTTCAACGCGCTGCCGGGGATCGGCCGCACCGCCCTGGTCGGCATCGGCGAGCCGGGGCGGCAGCGTCCGGTGCTGTGCTACGAGCTCGAAGTGAACGCCATGCTGTCGAGCGGCCCGGAACTGCAGGCGCTGCAGCAGCAACTGCGCGACACTGCCGCCGCGCATGCGCACACGGCCGGCATCGTCGACTTCCTGAGCCACCCCGGCTTCCCGGTGGATATCCGCCACAACGCCAAGATCGGTCGCGAAAAGCTGGCGCTGTGGGCGGCGGAACAGCGCAAATGA
- the ubiB gene encoding ubiquinone biosynthesis regulatory protein kinase UbiB → MKAMFRASRIGRVILRYRLDDLLDGTPAERWLRLAKPFVPRASPDIAAQSRGARLRLALQDLGPIFVKFGQILSTRRDLMPPDVAEELTLLQDRVRPFDGEAARRIVEQALGRPIAVAFASFDTEPLASASIAQVHAATLHDGREVVVKVLRPDIERQIDADIALLKSAAALVERTHPRADKIRPREVVAEIETTLAAELDLQREGANASVLRRFWLHSDDLYVPEVIWTHTAERALTLERVRGIPSDDIASLDAAGIDRRALAAKGVRVFYTQVFRDNFFHADAHAGNIWVDSDPARRDNPRFIALDFGIMGQLSQEDQYYLAENFMAIFNKDYRRMAELHVEAGWMPASVRIDELEAAARSVCEPYFTRPLSQISLAEVLIKLFRVAQRYQLTLQPQLILLQKTLLNIEGVGRQLDPELDIWAVARPVLERILIERYSPQRALHELRKRLPEIMTHAPDMPRLIHGWLRQQVEGRHELSMRSRDLFELNLLVRRMQRRVVAAIAGVGLLTVATLLYALDAGGPQLGGVSLWAWISGGAGVAALLSAWWRR, encoded by the coding sequence ATGAAGGCGATGTTCCGCGCCAGCCGCATCGGCCGGGTGATCCTGCGCTATCGCCTGGACGACCTGCTCGACGGCACCCCGGCCGAACGCTGGTTGCGCCTGGCCAAGCCGTTCGTGCCGCGCGCCAGCCCCGACATCGCCGCGCAGTCGCGCGGGGCGCGCCTGCGCTTGGCGCTGCAGGACCTAGGGCCGATCTTCGTCAAGTTCGGGCAGATCCTGTCCACCCGCCGCGACCTGATGCCGCCGGACGTGGCCGAAGAGTTGACCCTGCTGCAGGACCGGGTGCGCCCGTTCGACGGCGAGGCCGCGCGGCGCATCGTCGAGCAGGCGCTGGGGCGGCCGATCGCGGTGGCCTTCGCCAGCTTCGATACCGAACCGCTGGCCTCGGCCTCGATCGCGCAGGTGCATGCGGCGACGCTGCACGACGGCCGCGAAGTGGTGGTCAAGGTGCTGCGCCCGGACATCGAGCGGCAGATCGACGCCGACATCGCCTTGCTGAAATCGGCCGCCGCGCTGGTCGAACGCACCCATCCGCGTGCCGACAAGATCCGCCCGCGCGAGGTGGTGGCCGAGATCGAGACCACCCTGGCCGCGGAACTGGACCTGCAGCGCGAAGGCGCCAACGCCAGCGTGCTGCGCCGCTTCTGGCTGCACTCGGACGATCTGTACGTGCCGGAGGTGATCTGGACCCACACCGCCGAGCGCGCACTGACCCTGGAGCGGGTACGCGGCATTCCCTCCGACGACATCGCTTCGCTGGACGCCGCCGGCATCGACCGCCGCGCGCTGGCGGCCAAGGGCGTGCGGGTGTTCTACACCCAGGTGTTCCGCGACAACTTCTTCCATGCCGACGCGCACGCCGGCAACATCTGGGTCGACAGCGATCCGGCGCGCCGCGACAACCCGCGTTTCATCGCGCTGGACTTCGGCATCATGGGCCAGCTCTCGCAGGAAGATCAGTACTACCTGGCCGAGAACTTCATGGCCATCTTCAACAAGGACTACCGGCGCATGGCCGAGCTGCACGTGGAGGCCGGCTGGATGCCGGCGAGCGTGCGCATCGATGAACTGGAGGCGGCGGCGCGCTCGGTGTGCGAGCCGTACTTCACCCGGCCGCTGTCGCAGATCTCGCTGGCCGAGGTGCTGATCAAGCTGTTCCGCGTGGCCCAGCGCTACCAGCTGACCCTGCAGCCGCAGCTGATCCTGCTGCAGAAGACCCTGCTCAACATCGAAGGCGTCGGCCGCCAGCTCGACCCGGAGCTGGACATCTGGGCGGTGGCGCGGCCGGTGCTCGAACGCATCCTGATCGAGCGCTACAGCCCGCAGCGGGCGCTGCACGAACTGCGCAAGCGCCTGCCGGAGATCATGACCCACGCGCCGGACATGCCGCGGCTGATCCACGGCTGGCTGCGCCAGCAGGTCGAGGGCCGGCACGAACTGTCGATGCGCTCGCGCGACCTGTTCGAACTCAACCTGCTGGTGCGGCGCATGCAGCGGCGGGTGGTCGCGGCGATCGCCGGCGTCGGCCTGCTCACCGTGGCCACGTTGCTGTACGCGCTCGACGCCGGCGGCCCGCAGTTGGGCGGCGTGTCGCTGTGGGCGTGGATCAGCGGCGGTGCCGGCGTGGCAGCCTTGCTGTCGGCATGGTGGCGGCGTTGA